One genomic region from Magallana gigas chromosome 3, xbMagGiga1.1, whole genome shotgun sequence encodes:
- the LOC105331366 gene encoding conserved oligomeric Golgi complex subunit 7 — protein MDYSKFLDDNFDAKEWVNTAFRSQKDPVAAKDQYATTLVMKLQMFIQEVNNIIEETSQQAVQNLPRVIRELDAVKQEAALLQDQMKMVKQDIQKVEHDTAKSMQTLLKLDAIKSRMTSAAEALREADNWTTLSSDVEEVFQSQDIKAITLKLKGMQNSLLMLVDTPDYADRCQHLETLKNRLEAVLSPQLVQAFTTQSLETAQTYTQIFTDIDRVPQLYKYYTRCHKVTLLGAWKNIIEANADDTLKEWLTEYYDLLLSTWHAEMKWCKQVFPDPLPIVCDLIKETLESLDPPLHSCINLYTQHRDTLTGLIELKQITERFARSMEQAVESNMIAENCSHVTSLDHLLLELYAPYRHHICTYQSLEEETLGKNLDSIKLDHEEIFETVQLLGSSVNKLFNFAKEANERCLNLTNGCGYLFMMDALKTYFSNYCKEFRRVLTNIKEKCRTSRRAGEEEDWTHFQHTLRIIQTCGDLIMHMDELDGNILSSMMQTIAHYTNPSSPVKEIGKLRFFGKVSVIEAHAALFLKNPHDIENLEVLVTKLGEGDLPSVLEDTKRELCKLSEDVHKFSFDIVFGTLRGYLADVSNMEIWTSKSAGGALTSDLPTFSLSPQEYITKVGQFLMTLPQHLEPFTMQDNPSVLVALKHGKLPYTDETELPEHVADLWLESIARGTMHLYCEQILKIQELSSHAVKQLITDIDYLCNVLDDLGLIASENLKNIDTLLKASAEEYLDVAESMPQRLSHAISNMRNIEL, from the exons TAATTTTGATGCAAAAGAATGGGTCAATACAGCCTTTAGATCACAAAAGGATCCAGTTGCTGCTAAAGAT CAATATGCAACAACCTTGGTGATGAAACTTCAAATGTTTATTCAG GAAGTGAACAACATAATAGAGGAAACCAGCCAGCAAGCTGTTCAAAATTTACCAAG AGTGATAAGAGAACTAGATGCTGTAAAACAGGAAGCTGCTCTACTCCAGGATCAGATGAAAATGGTCAAACAGGACATTCAAAAG GTGGAACATGACACAGCTAAATCAATGCAGACTCTGCTAAAACTGGACGCAATCAAATCCCGAATGACCTCTGCTGCAGAAGCCCTCAGG GAGGCAGACAATTGGACCACACTGAGCTCAGATGTGGAGGAGGTGTTCCAATCTCAAGATATCAAGGCT ATAACATTGAAACTGAAAGGGATGCAAAACAGTTTG TTGATGTTGGTTGACACACCTGACTATGCAGACAGGTGTCAGCACCTGGAGACCCTCAAGAACCGCCTGGAGGCGGTGCTGAGCCCCCAGCTGGTGCAGGCCTTCACCACCCAGTCCCTGGAGACTGCCCAGACCTACACACAGATCTTCACCGACATTGACCGGGTCCCCCAGCTCTACAAGTACTACACCAGGTGTCACAAG GTGACTTTATTGGGTGCATGGAAGAATATCATTGAAGCAAATGCAGATGACACGTTGAAAGAATGGTTGACAGAATATTATGACCTGCTTCTGTCAACTTGGCATGCAGAG ATGAAGTGGTGTAAGCAAGTGTTTCCAGACCCCCTACCTATCGTGTGTGATCTGATTAAGGAGACCCTGGAATCCCTGGATCCACCTCTTCATTCATGCATTAACCTGTACACACAACACAGAGATACACTGACTGGACTGATAGAGCTCAAACAG ataacaGAGAGATTTGCCAGGAGTATGGAGCAAGCTGTGGAATCCAATATGATTG CGGAGAACTGTAGTCATGTGACCAGTCTAGATCATCTGTTGCTGGAGTTGTACGCCCCTTATCGGCACCACATCTGTACCTACCAAAGCCTAGAGGAGGAGACACTTGGAAAAAATCTGGATTCCATTAAACTG GATCATGAAGAAATCTTTGAGACAGTTCAGTTGTTAGGCAGTTCAGTGAATAAACTATTTAACTTTGCAAAGGAG GCCAATGAAAGATGCCTGAACTTAACCAATGGATGTGGATATTTGTTTATGATGGATGCCTTAAAG ACATATTTTAGTAATTACTGTAAAGAATTTCGGAGAGTGTTGACCAATATCAAGGAGAAGTGTAGAACAAGTCGGCGAGCGGGGGAGGAAGAGGACTGGACCCACTTCCAGCACACGCTGAGGATCATCCAGACCTGTG GTGATCTTATTATGCATATGGACGAATTAGATGGAAATATTTTGAGCAGTATGATGCAGACGATAGCACACTACACAAATCCAAGCTCTCCTGTAAAAGAGATCGGAAAGCTtcg GTTCTTTGGGAAGGTTTCTGTAATTGAGGCTCATGctgcattgtttttaaaaaatccccaTGACATCGAGAACCTAGAGGTCCTAGTTACTAAGCTTGGAGAAG GGGACCTTCCCTCTGTGTTGGAGGACACCAAACGGGAGCTGTGTAAACTGAGTGAAGATGTTCATaagttttcttttgatattgtGTTTGGTACACTGAGGGGGTACCTAGCAGATGTCAGCAACATGGAG ATCTGGACATCAAAGAGTGCTGGAGGAGCTTTGACCTCTGACCTTCCGACCTTTAGCCTTTCTCCACAGGAATACATAACAAAA GTTGGTCAGTTCCTGATGACACTACCCCAGCATCTGGAGCCGTTCACCATGCAGGACAACCCCTCAGTGTTAGTGGCTCTAAAGCATGGGAAACTACCTTACACAGATGAAACAG AGCTCCCAGAGCATGTGGCAGACCTGTGGTTAGAGTCCATCGCCCGAGGAACCATGCACCTGTATTGTGAGCAGATTCTAAAGATCCAGGAACTGTCCAGCCATGCTGTCAAACAGCTCATCACAGATATTG ATTACCTCTGTAACGTGTTGGACGACCTTGGCCTGATTGCCTCGGAGAATCTGAAGAACATAGACACTCTACTGAAGGCGTCGGCAGAGGAGTACCTGGATGTAGCCGAGTCCATGCCCCAAAGACTCTCACATGCCATAAGCAATATGAGGAATATTGAACTGTAA
- the LOC105331368 gene encoding apolipoprotein D encodes MMTSLVSLSLMFLCLGVTSGQVFRFGSCPDVPVQANFDVDRYYGDWYEFERYFFIAETFLKCSAAEYSPLPDDTIRVVNSGKNIITGSNSSVVGSARVDPNAGNPAKLLVTFGGMSDGPYWVVKTDYDQYSIVYSCTNTLFNRARLEILWILTRDRTGITEDVRSDLYQHLRQIGLDPSKLNPTTQTGC; translated from the exons atgatgacgtcacttgTTTCCCTGTCCCTGATGTTCCTTTGTCTAGGAGTGACATCGGGACAGGTGTTTAGGTTCGGGAGTTGCCCGGATGTTCCGGTCCAGGCCAATTTTGATGTGGACCGG TATTACGGTGACTGGTATGAGTTTGAGCGCTATTTCTTCATTGCTGAGACCTTCCTGAAGTGTTCCGCGGCCGAGTACTCACCACTCCCCGACGACACCATACGGGTGGTCAACTCGGGCAAGAACATCAT TACCGGTAGTAATTCCTCAGTGGTAGGGTCAGCCAGGGTGGACCCCAATGCTGGAAACCCAGCCAAATTATTGGTCACCTTTGGAGGAA tgtCCGATGGCCCCTACTGGGTTGTAAAGACTGATTACGACCAGTACTCCATTGTTTATTCTTGTACTAATACACTGTTCAACCGGGCACGATTGG aaattttgtgGATTCTTACAAGAGACAGAACTGGAATAACAGAGGACGTGAGAAGCGACCTCTACCAGCATCTACGTCAGATCGGCCTTGACCCCAGCAAGCTAAACCCTACCACACAGACGGGATGTTaa
- the LOC105331369 gene encoding beta-1,3-galactosyltransferase 5 isoform X1, translated as MRRKKIFGFLVSKMPRFLQNVLLACVILTFLAMYLFNLAQRSQNLIQSDLNRTFNKESSSVTTTRKPSHTTTHNLILRDLNRTSNKEIRTIIKSGGKLVFPHLPYIRNPSKICDTFRTLNRTKLLVLVKSSPDNFHLRNWIRFQNQQDNEFKDSIKTVFLLGESSSSEENIKKESQKFGDIVQGSFMDTYRNLTYKTVMGYRWLSEHCSHADFVLYKDDDFKINRKNIMHKLKSQKTPDSLFAGFLVKNGKGIYRDPKHKWYLSKKDYPKDTLPPYFPGGAYIVSTVIAKKLASNFHLVKWIPIDDVYIGLVAQTLDITLTHSKLFGMGDCKHYKIHLACREFTRPNDVLAAWKSLTMFNLERRKS; from the exons ATGAGGAGAAAG AAGATATTTGGCTTCCTGGTATCGAAGATGCCGCGTTTTCTGCAGAATGTCTTATTGGCCTGTGTGATTCTAACATTTCTGGCTATGTACTTGTTCAACTTAGCACAACGATCACAAAACCTGATACAAAGTGACCTGAATAGGACTTTCAACAAAGAGTCTTCCAGTGTTACGACCACTCGCAAGCCTAGTCATACAACCACTCATAATCTGATACTTAGGGACTTGAATAGGACCTCCAACAAAGAAATCAGAACTATAATCAAGTCTGGAGGAAAGCTAGTGTTTCCACATTTGCCATACATCAGGAATCCGTCAAAAATATGTGATACATTTAGGACGTTAAATAGAACTAAACTTTTAGTGTTGGTCAAGTCTTCGCCGGATAATTTTCATCTAAGGAATTGGATACGCTTTCAAAATCAACAAGATAACGAGTTTAAGGATTCTATCAAAACCGTATTTCTATTAGGAGAGTCTTCGTCCAGTGAAGAGAATATCAAAAAAGAAAGTCAAAAGTTCGGTGATATTGTCCAGGGAAGCTTCATGGATACTTATCGGAATCTCACGTACAAAACCGTAATGGGATATAGATGGTTAAGTGAACACTGCTCACACGCAGATTTCGTTCTTTATAAGGACGACGACTTTAAGATAAATCGTAAAAACATAATGCATAAATTGAAATCTCAAAAAACCCCAGACTCTTTATTCGCTGGTTTTCTCGTTAAAAACGGGAAGGGAATATACCGAGATCCAAAACATAAGTGGTATTTATCAAAGAAAGACTATCCAAAGGACACTCTTCCGCCGTATTTTCCGGGTGGTGCATACATTGTTAGCACAGTCATTGCCAAAAAGTTGGCATCCAATTTTCATTTGGTGAAATGGATACCAATAGACGACGTATACATTGGACTCGTGGCACAAACTCTAGATATAACCTTGACACACTCAAAATTATTTGGCATGGGAGATTGCAAACATTATAAAATTCATCTAGCTTGCAGAGAGTTTACTAGGCCTAATGATGTCCTAGCAGCATGGAAGTCCCTAACCATGTTCAATCTTGAGCGAAGAAAATCGTGA
- the LOC105331369 gene encoding beta-1,3-galactosyltransferase 5 isoform X2, translating to MPRFLQNVLLACVILTFLAMYLFNLAQRSQNLIQSDLNRTFNKESSSVTTTRKPSHTTTHNLILRDLNRTSNKEIRTIIKSGGKLVFPHLPYIRNPSKICDTFRTLNRTKLLVLVKSSPDNFHLRNWIRFQNQQDNEFKDSIKTVFLLGESSSSEENIKKESQKFGDIVQGSFMDTYRNLTYKTVMGYRWLSEHCSHADFVLYKDDDFKINRKNIMHKLKSQKTPDSLFAGFLVKNGKGIYRDPKHKWYLSKKDYPKDTLPPYFPGGAYIVSTVIAKKLASNFHLVKWIPIDDVYIGLVAQTLDITLTHSKLFGMGDCKHYKIHLACREFTRPNDVLAAWKSLTMFNLERRKS from the coding sequence ATGCCGCGTTTTCTGCAGAATGTCTTATTGGCCTGTGTGATTCTAACATTTCTGGCTATGTACTTGTTCAACTTAGCACAACGATCACAAAACCTGATACAAAGTGACCTGAATAGGACTTTCAACAAAGAGTCTTCCAGTGTTACGACCACTCGCAAGCCTAGTCATACAACCACTCATAATCTGATACTTAGGGACTTGAATAGGACCTCCAACAAAGAAATCAGAACTATAATCAAGTCTGGAGGAAAGCTAGTGTTTCCACATTTGCCATACATCAGGAATCCGTCAAAAATATGTGATACATTTAGGACGTTAAATAGAACTAAACTTTTAGTGTTGGTCAAGTCTTCGCCGGATAATTTTCATCTAAGGAATTGGATACGCTTTCAAAATCAACAAGATAACGAGTTTAAGGATTCTATCAAAACCGTATTTCTATTAGGAGAGTCTTCGTCCAGTGAAGAGAATATCAAAAAAGAAAGTCAAAAGTTCGGTGATATTGTCCAGGGAAGCTTCATGGATACTTATCGGAATCTCACGTACAAAACCGTAATGGGATATAGATGGTTAAGTGAACACTGCTCACACGCAGATTTCGTTCTTTATAAGGACGACGACTTTAAGATAAATCGTAAAAACATAATGCATAAATTGAAATCTCAAAAAACCCCAGACTCTTTATTCGCTGGTTTTCTCGTTAAAAACGGGAAGGGAATATACCGAGATCCAAAACATAAGTGGTATTTATCAAAGAAAGACTATCCAAAGGACACTCTTCCGCCGTATTTTCCGGGTGGTGCATACATTGTTAGCACAGTCATTGCCAAAAAGTTGGCATCCAATTTTCATTTGGTGAAATGGATACCAATAGACGACGTATACATTGGACTCGTGGCACAAACTCTAGATATAACCTTGACACACTCAAAATTATTTGGCATGGGAGATTGCAAACATTATAAAATTCATCTAGCTTGCAGAGAGTTTACTAGGCCTAATGATGTCCTAGCAGCATGGAAGTCCCTAACCATGTTCAATCTTGAGCGAAGAAAATCGTGA
- the LOC117693127 gene encoding uncharacterized protein, whose product MNMEIIKEVFVKSPIARPPPNGYQVHVPFSRKSIAWLELLMQRARNGQRLNICHALNGRGEYRVPETRYRLDGYVTPTPEFPAGIAYEFHGCRFHGCPACFKNGDDILLPNSEYTASELPARTRNKERKLKSLGMKLVIWEHEYDNMIKEDPDAKTFVENLDLTDRLDPRDSLMGGRTNDCVLFKKVPRGTKIKYVDFTWLHPFVNKTARYPTGHPVITTREFDDISKYFGLAKVKVLPPRGNFHPVLGYRSQRKLTFPLCRSCVERQQKEPCACSDADRALTGTYCTPELLKAVEKGCKILKIYKVYHWSESTQYDSVTKTGGLFAPYINMFLKIKQEASGQPDWIKTEDDLTQYIEMYEQRESIRLDPDNIEHNPGLRSLAKLLLNSFWGKFGRE is encoded by the coding sequence atgaacatgGAAATAATCAAGGAAGTTTTCGTGAAGTCCCCCATTGCTCGTCCACCGCCGAACGGATACCAGGTTCACGTACCATTCAGCAGAAAATCAATAGCATGGCTCGAATTGTTAATGCAGCGTGCCAGAAACGGTCAGCGCCTGAATATTTGCCATGCATTAAATGGAAGAGGGGAGTACCGAGTACCGGAAACTCGGTATCGACTAGATGGTTACGTAACACCTACCCCCGAATTTCCCGCCGGAATTGCTTATGAATTTCACGGCTGTCGGTTTCACGGATGTCCCGCGTGCTTCAAAAACGGAGATGATATTTTACTTCCAAACTCCGAGTATACTGCATCCGAGTTGCCTGCACGGACCCGTAATAAAGAAAGAAAGTTAAAGAGTCTGGGAATGAAACTTGTCATCTGGGAACACGAATATGACAACATGATTAAGGAGGACCCTGACGCCAAAACCTTTGTCGAAAACCTGGATTTGACTGATCGTCTGGACCCCCGCGATAGTCTTATGGGTGGGCGTACAAACGATTGTGTGTTGTTCAAAAAAGTGCCACGAGGAACAAAAATCAAATACGTCGATTTTACCTGGCTGCACCCTTTCGTTAACAAGACGGCGCGATATCCGACCGGACATCCCGTGATCACCACACGTGAGTTTGACGACATCTCAAAATATTTCGGACTGGCAAAGGTAAAAGTTCTCCCACCTCGAGGAAATTTTCACCCAGTGCTCGGTTACCGCTCGCAGAGAAAGTTAACATTTCCGCTTTGTCGATCGTGTGTGGAGCGCCAACAGAAAGAACCTTGCGCTTGTTCGGATGCGGATAGAGCATTGACGGGTACTTACTGTACACCCGAACTTCTCAAAGCCGTCGAAAAGGGGTGCAAGATCCTCAAAATCTACAAAGTCTACCATTGGAGCGAATCGACTCAGTACGACTCTGTAACCAAGACGGGTGGACTATTTGCGCCTTATATCAAcatgtttttgaaaatcaaacaagAGGCCAGTGGACAACCCGACTGGATCAAGACGGAGGATGACCTCACTCAATATATCGAGATGTACGAGCAGAGAGAAAGTATTCGTCTTGACCCCGACAATATTGAGCACAATCCGGGGCTACGTAGCCTGGCAAAGCTTCTATTGAATAGTTTCTGGGGTAAGTTTGGAAGAGAATGA